A part of Podarcis muralis chromosome 13, rPodMur119.hap1.1, whole genome shotgun sequence genomic DNA contains:
- the ACHE gene encoding acetylcholinesterase isoform X3, giving the protein MPASRLQPLFPLLLAFLVGLAQADELLVATQTGRVRGIRLRVLDGQVSAFLGIPFAEPPVGPRRFLRPEPVKPWSHELDASSYRHACYQLVDNTYPGFHGTEMWNPNHNMSEDCLYLNVWVPSPRPKNATVLVWIYGGGFYSGSSSLDVYDGRFLTYTQNVVLVSITYRVGAFGFLALLGSQEAPGNMGLLDQRLALQWVQSNIQFFGGNPKAVTIFGESAGGASVSMHLLSAQSRPLFQRAILQSGTANAPWATITPAESRRRATLLGKRVGCHFTNDSELVSCLRTKHPQELVDEEWSVLPYKSIFRFSFVPVIDGDFFPDTPEAMLSTGNFKETQVMLGVVKDEGTYFLIYGAPGFSKDNESLISREDFLDGVRIGVPHANDIAAEAVVLQYTDWEDEDNREKNREAMDDIVGDHNVICPAMHFARRYAEHGNKVYAYFFDHRASNLMWPLWMGVPHGYEIEFVFGLPLNDSLNYTPEEKELSRRMMRYWVNFARTGNPTDPSDKEESWPVYNLSDQQYVKLNTQPLSTDRSLRAQICAFWNHFLPKLLNVTDNIEEAERQWKLEFHLWSAYMMHWKSQFDHYSKQDRCSEL; this is encoded by the exons ATGCCCGCCTCGCGGCTGcagcccctcttccccctcctcctggccttCCTCGTCGGCTTGGCCCAGGCGGATGAGCTGCTGGTGGCCACCCAGACAGGGCGGGTGCGTGGCATCCGTCTGAGGGTGCTGGATGGCCAGGTCTCGGCCTTCCTGGGCATCCCCTTTGCAGAGCCCCCCGTGGGCCCACGCCGCTTCCTGCGCCCGGAGCCGGTCAAGCCCTGGAGCCATGAGCTGGACGCCTCGTCCTACCGGCACGCCTGCTACCAGTTGGTGGACAACACTTACCCTGGCTTCCACGGGACGGAGATGTGGAACCCCAACCACAACATGAGCGAGGACTGCCTCTACCTCAACGTCTGGGTGCCCTCTCCCCGCCCCAAAAACGCCACCGTCCTGGTCTGGATCTACGGAGGCGGCTTCTACAGCGGCTCGTCCTCGCTGGACGTCTACGACGGGCGCTTCCTCACCTACACTCAGAACGTGGTCCTGGTCTCCATCACTTACCGGGTGGGCGCCTTCGGCTTCCTGGCGCTGCTGGGCAGCCAGGAGGCCCCAGGCAACATGGGCTTGCTGGACCAGCGCCTGGCGCTGCAGTGGGTCCAGAGCAACATCCAGTTCTTCGGGGGCAACCCCAAGGCTGTCACCATCTTTGGGGAGAGCGCCGGCGGTGCCTCAGTCAGCATGCACCTCCTCTCGGCCCAGAGCCGGCCCCTTTTCCAACGGGCCATCCTGCAAAGCGGGACAGCCAACGCTCCGTGGGCCACCATCACCCCAGCAGAGAGCCGCCGCCGCGCCACGCTGCTGGGCAAGCGGGTGGGCTGCCACTTCACCAACGACTCTGAGCTGGTGAGCTGCCTGCGCACGAAGCACCCGCAAGAGCTGGTGGACGAGGAGTGGTCGGTGCTGCCCTACAAGAGCATCTTCCGCTTCTCCTTCGTGCCCGTCATCGACGGGGACTTCTTCCCGGACACCCCCGAGGCCATGCTCAGCACGGGCAACTTCAAGGAGACGCAGGTGATGCTGGGCGTGGTGAAGGATGAGGGCACCTACTTCCTCATCTACGGGGCGCCCGGCTTCAGCAAGGACAACGAGAGTCTCATCAGCCGAGAGGACTTCCTGGACGGCGTGCGCATCGGGGTGCCGCACGCCAACGACATCGCCGCCGAGGCCGTGGTGCTGCAGTACACGGACTGGGAGGACGAGGACAACCGCGAGAAGAACCGGGAGGCCATGGACGACATCGTGGGCGACCACAACGTCATCTGCCCTGCCATGCACTTTGCCCGGCGCTACGCCGAGCACGGCAACAAGGTCTACGCCTACTTCTTCGACCACCGCGCCTCCAACCTCATGTGGCCGCTCTGGATGGGCGTCCCGCACGGCTACGAGATCGAGTTCGTCTTCGGGCTGCCGCTCAACGACAGCCTCAACTACACCCCCGAGGAGAAGGAGCTCAGCCGCAGGATGATGCGCTACTGGGTCAACTTTGCCCGCACAGG GAACCCCACGGACCCCTCGGACAAGGAGGAGTCCTGGCCCGTCTACAACCTGTCCGATCAGCAGTACGTCAAGCTCAACACGCAGCCGCTCAGCACCGACCGCAGCCTCCGGGCCCAGATCTGCGCCTTCTGGAACCACTTCCTCCCCAAGCTCCTCAACGTGACCG acaacaTCGAGGAGGCTGAGCGCCAGTGGAAGCTGGAGTTCCACCTCTGGAGCGCCTACATGATGCACTGGAAGAGCCAGTTCGACCACTACAGCAAACAGGACCGGTGCTCAGAGCTGTGA
- the ACHE gene encoding acetylcholinesterase isoform X1, translated as MRGATKESRTERCDNEVWGRQTEAAEPGETRQVPPRQAGTMPASRLQPLFPLLLAFLVGLAQADELLVATQTGRVRGIRLRVLDGQVSAFLGIPFAEPPVGPRRFLRPEPVKPWSHELDASSYRHACYQLVDNTYPGFHGTEMWNPNHNMSEDCLYLNVWVPSPRPKNATVLVWIYGGGFYSGSSSLDVYDGRFLTYTQNVVLVSITYRVGAFGFLALLGSQEAPGNMGLLDQRLALQWVQSNIQFFGGNPKAVTIFGESAGGASVSMHLLSAQSRPLFQRAILQSGTANAPWATITPAESRRRATLLGKRVGCHFTNDSELVSCLRTKHPQELVDEEWSVLPYKSIFRFSFVPVIDGDFFPDTPEAMLSTGNFKETQVMLGVVKDEGTYFLIYGAPGFSKDNESLISREDFLDGVRIGVPHANDIAAEAVVLQYTDWEDEDNREKNREAMDDIVGDHNVICPAMHFARRYAEHGNKVYAYFFDHRASNLMWPLWMGVPHGYEIEFVFGLPLNDSLNYTPEEKELSRRMMRYWVNFARTGNPTDPSDKEESWPVYNLSDQQYVKLNTQPLSTDRSLRAQICAFWNHFLPKLLNVTDNIEEAERQWKLEFHLWSAYMMHWKSQFDHYSKQDRCSEL; from the exons ATGAGAGGAGCAACAAAGGAGAGCAGGACAGAGAGGTGTGACAATGAGGTTTGGGGAAgacaaacagaagcagcagagccAGGAGAGACAAGGCAG GTGCCCCCCAGGCAGGCTGGCACAATGCCCGCCTCGCGGCTGcagcccctcttccccctcctcctggccttCCTCGTCGGCTTGGCCCAGGCGGATGAGCTGCTGGTGGCCACCCAGACAGGGCGGGTGCGTGGCATCCGTCTGAGGGTGCTGGATGGCCAGGTCTCGGCCTTCCTGGGCATCCCCTTTGCAGAGCCCCCCGTGGGCCCACGCCGCTTCCTGCGCCCGGAGCCGGTCAAGCCCTGGAGCCATGAGCTGGACGCCTCGTCCTACCGGCACGCCTGCTACCAGTTGGTGGACAACACTTACCCTGGCTTCCACGGGACGGAGATGTGGAACCCCAACCACAACATGAGCGAGGACTGCCTCTACCTCAACGTCTGGGTGCCCTCTCCCCGCCCCAAAAACGCCACCGTCCTGGTCTGGATCTACGGAGGCGGCTTCTACAGCGGCTCGTCCTCGCTGGACGTCTACGACGGGCGCTTCCTCACCTACACTCAGAACGTGGTCCTGGTCTCCATCACTTACCGGGTGGGCGCCTTCGGCTTCCTGGCGCTGCTGGGCAGCCAGGAGGCCCCAGGCAACATGGGCTTGCTGGACCAGCGCCTGGCGCTGCAGTGGGTCCAGAGCAACATCCAGTTCTTCGGGGGCAACCCCAAGGCTGTCACCATCTTTGGGGAGAGCGCCGGCGGTGCCTCAGTCAGCATGCACCTCCTCTCGGCCCAGAGCCGGCCCCTTTTCCAACGGGCCATCCTGCAAAGCGGGACAGCCAACGCTCCGTGGGCCACCATCACCCCAGCAGAGAGCCGCCGCCGCGCCACGCTGCTGGGCAAGCGGGTGGGCTGCCACTTCACCAACGACTCTGAGCTGGTGAGCTGCCTGCGCACGAAGCACCCGCAAGAGCTGGTGGACGAGGAGTGGTCGGTGCTGCCCTACAAGAGCATCTTCCGCTTCTCCTTCGTGCCCGTCATCGACGGGGACTTCTTCCCGGACACCCCCGAGGCCATGCTCAGCACGGGCAACTTCAAGGAGACGCAGGTGATGCTGGGCGTGGTGAAGGATGAGGGCACCTACTTCCTCATCTACGGGGCGCCCGGCTTCAGCAAGGACAACGAGAGTCTCATCAGCCGAGAGGACTTCCTGGACGGCGTGCGCATCGGGGTGCCGCACGCCAACGACATCGCCGCCGAGGCCGTGGTGCTGCAGTACACGGACTGGGAGGACGAGGACAACCGCGAGAAGAACCGGGAGGCCATGGACGACATCGTGGGCGACCACAACGTCATCTGCCCTGCCATGCACTTTGCCCGGCGCTACGCCGAGCACGGCAACAAGGTCTACGCCTACTTCTTCGACCACCGCGCCTCCAACCTCATGTGGCCGCTCTGGATGGGCGTCCCGCACGGCTACGAGATCGAGTTCGTCTTCGGGCTGCCGCTCAACGACAGCCTCAACTACACCCCCGAGGAGAAGGAGCTCAGCCGCAGGATGATGCGCTACTGGGTCAACTTTGCCCGCACAGG GAACCCCACGGACCCCTCGGACAAGGAGGAGTCCTGGCCCGTCTACAACCTGTCCGATCAGCAGTACGTCAAGCTCAACACGCAGCCGCTCAGCACCGACCGCAGCCTCCGGGCCCAGATCTGCGCCTTCTGGAACCACTTCCTCCCCAAGCTCCTCAACGTGACCG acaacaTCGAGGAGGCTGAGCGCCAGTGGAAGCTGGAGTTCCACCTCTGGAGCGCCTACATGATGCACTGGAAGAGCCAGTTCGACCACTACAGCAAACAGGACCGGTGCTCAGAGCTGTGA
- the ACHE gene encoding acetylcholinesterase isoform X2 — translation MRGATKESRTERCDNEVWGRQTEAAEPGETRQVPPRQAGTMPASRLQPLFPLLLAFLVGLAQADELLVATQTGRVRGIRLRVLDGQVSAFLGIPFAEPPVGPRRFLRPEPVKPWSHELDASSYRHACYQLVDNTYPGFHGTEMWNPNHNMSEDCLYLNVWVPSPRPKNATVLVWIYGGGFYSGSSSLDVYDGRFLTYTQNVVLVSITYRVGAFGFLALLGSQEAPGNMGLLDQRLALQWVQSNIQFFGGNPKAVTIFGESAGGASVSMHLLSAQSRPLFQRAILQSGTANAPWATITPAESRRRATLLGKRVGCHFTNDSELVSCLRTKHPQELVDEEWSVLPYKSIFRFSFVPVIDGDFFPDTPEAMLSTGNFKETQVMLGVVKDEGTYFLIYGAPGFSKDNESLISREDFLDGVRIGVPHANDIAAEAVVLQYTDWEDEDNREKNREAMDDIVGDHNVICPAMHFARRYAEHGNKVYAYFFDHRASNLMWPLWMGVPHGYEIEFVFGLPLNDSLNYTPEEKELSRRMMRYWVNFARTGNPTDPSDKEESWPVYNLSDQQYVKLNTQPLSTDRSLRAQICAFWNHFLPKLLNVTESSRHCAESSWGPGGPSAPLVVLFLLLLLFPPWHFLP, via the exons ATGAGAGGAGCAACAAAGGAGAGCAGGACAGAGAGGTGTGACAATGAGGTTTGGGGAAgacaaacagaagcagcagagccAGGAGAGACAAGGCAG GTGCCCCCCAGGCAGGCTGGCACAATGCCCGCCTCGCGGCTGcagcccctcttccccctcctcctggccttCCTCGTCGGCTTGGCCCAGGCGGATGAGCTGCTGGTGGCCACCCAGACAGGGCGGGTGCGTGGCATCCGTCTGAGGGTGCTGGATGGCCAGGTCTCGGCCTTCCTGGGCATCCCCTTTGCAGAGCCCCCCGTGGGCCCACGCCGCTTCCTGCGCCCGGAGCCGGTCAAGCCCTGGAGCCATGAGCTGGACGCCTCGTCCTACCGGCACGCCTGCTACCAGTTGGTGGACAACACTTACCCTGGCTTCCACGGGACGGAGATGTGGAACCCCAACCACAACATGAGCGAGGACTGCCTCTACCTCAACGTCTGGGTGCCCTCTCCCCGCCCCAAAAACGCCACCGTCCTGGTCTGGATCTACGGAGGCGGCTTCTACAGCGGCTCGTCCTCGCTGGACGTCTACGACGGGCGCTTCCTCACCTACACTCAGAACGTGGTCCTGGTCTCCATCACTTACCGGGTGGGCGCCTTCGGCTTCCTGGCGCTGCTGGGCAGCCAGGAGGCCCCAGGCAACATGGGCTTGCTGGACCAGCGCCTGGCGCTGCAGTGGGTCCAGAGCAACATCCAGTTCTTCGGGGGCAACCCCAAGGCTGTCACCATCTTTGGGGAGAGCGCCGGCGGTGCCTCAGTCAGCATGCACCTCCTCTCGGCCCAGAGCCGGCCCCTTTTCCAACGGGCCATCCTGCAAAGCGGGACAGCCAACGCTCCGTGGGCCACCATCACCCCAGCAGAGAGCCGCCGCCGCGCCACGCTGCTGGGCAAGCGGGTGGGCTGCCACTTCACCAACGACTCTGAGCTGGTGAGCTGCCTGCGCACGAAGCACCCGCAAGAGCTGGTGGACGAGGAGTGGTCGGTGCTGCCCTACAAGAGCATCTTCCGCTTCTCCTTCGTGCCCGTCATCGACGGGGACTTCTTCCCGGACACCCCCGAGGCCATGCTCAGCACGGGCAACTTCAAGGAGACGCAGGTGATGCTGGGCGTGGTGAAGGATGAGGGCACCTACTTCCTCATCTACGGGGCGCCCGGCTTCAGCAAGGACAACGAGAGTCTCATCAGCCGAGAGGACTTCCTGGACGGCGTGCGCATCGGGGTGCCGCACGCCAACGACATCGCCGCCGAGGCCGTGGTGCTGCAGTACACGGACTGGGAGGACGAGGACAACCGCGAGAAGAACCGGGAGGCCATGGACGACATCGTGGGCGACCACAACGTCATCTGCCCTGCCATGCACTTTGCCCGGCGCTACGCCGAGCACGGCAACAAGGTCTACGCCTACTTCTTCGACCACCGCGCCTCCAACCTCATGTGGCCGCTCTGGATGGGCGTCCCGCACGGCTACGAGATCGAGTTCGTCTTCGGGCTGCCGCTCAACGACAGCCTCAACTACACCCCCGAGGAGAAGGAGCTCAGCCGCAGGATGATGCGCTACTGGGTCAACTTTGCCCGCACAGG GAACCCCACGGACCCCTCGGACAAGGAGGAGTCCTGGCCCGTCTACAACCTGTCCGATCAGCAGTACGTCAAGCTCAACACGCAGCCGCTCAGCACCGACCGCAGCCTCCGGGCCCAGATCTGCGCCTTCTGGAACCACTTCCTCCCCAAGCTCCTCAACGTGACCG AGTCTTCCAGGCATTGTGCTGAGTCCAGCTGGGGGCCCGGGGGGCCCTCCGCCCCACTGgtggtcctcttcctcctcctcctcctcttccccccatgGCACTTCCTGCCCTGA